GGGCTACGAGTTCGAGCACCGCTTCGATGACACGTGGACGGTGCGGCAGAACCTGCGCTACGGCCGGCTCGCCATCGACTTCAAGAACCTCTACGGCGTGGGCCATGCCGGCCCGGCCGACGAGGCCCAGCTCGCCCGCGGCAACTTCGTGACGACGCCCAAGGTCGGGCTGTTCACCCTCGACAACCAGGCCGAGCTGCGTTTGTCCACCGGCCCCGTGCGCCACACCGTGCTCGTCGGGCTCGACTACAAGCACTACGCGCTCGATGACGAGCAGGGCTACGAGGCCGGCGCGCCCCTGGATCTGCTCGACCCCACCTACGCCACCTACGCGCCCACCAGGGCGCGCTACGCCGTCAACGCCATCCGCCAGAACCAGCTCGGCGTGTACGCGCAGGATCAGCTCCGGTTCCTCGAGCGCCTGCACCTGGTGCTGAGCGGACGTCATGACTGGGTGGGGCTGAGCCTGGACAACGCGCTCACGCCGGCGTCGAGCTATGACGGCGGCCAGCGGGCCTTCAGCGGCCGCGCGGGCCTGCTGTACGCCTTCGACAGTGGCTTCGCGCCGTACGTGAGCTACTCCCGCTCCTTCAATCCCGTGGCGGGCACCACCGCCGAGGGCGCGCTCTTCGAGCCCGAGCGGGGCACGCAGCTCGAGGCGGGCGTCAAGTTCCAGCCGGAGGACACACGGCTCGTGCTGGGGCTGTCCGTCTTCGAGCTGCGGCGCGAGAACTTCCTGACGACGGAGGGCTTCGTGCAGCGGCAGATTGGCGAGGTGCGCTCCCGGGGCGTCGAGTTCGAGGCGAACGCGAGCCTGGCCCAGGGGCTCGACCTCGTGGGCTCGGCGTCGTACTACCAGCTGGCCATCACCCAGGGCGTGGAGCTCGAGCAGGGCAAGCGGCCCACGGGTGTGCCGGAGTTCCTCTCGTCGCTCTGGCTCGACTACACCCAGCCGGACGGCGTCCTGAAGGGACTGGGCGTCGGGGCGGGCGTGCGCTACGTCGGCCAATCCTTCGTCGATCGCGCCAATACGTTGTCCGTGCCGGGCTACGTGCTCGTGGACGCGGGCGTGCACTACGAGCGCGAGCACTGGCGGGCGGCCCTCAACGCCTCGAACCTGCTGGATGCCACGTATGTGTCGTCCTGCAGCTCGGAGGTGGCCTGCTTCTACGGCGACCGGCGCCGCGCCATGCTCAACGTCGGCTATACGTGGTAGCCCGCGCGAGCCCTCGGGCGAGGGCTCCGCAGCCCAGGGCGAGCGCGCACAGCAGCAGCTCCGTGAGGAACACCGAC
The DNA window shown above is from Cystobacter fuscus DSM 2262 and carries:
- a CDS encoding TonB-dependent siderophore receptor, with the protein product MSSPIRSRRAWAGLSFAFATAAVAQESGEALTLDTVKVEAERERATDPVVGYTARRSASGTKTDTSLLETPQSISVVGREQMEAQQAQSIVEATRYTPGVRSETFGGDSRNDWFLVRGFTAQESGYYLDGLQLPAGSFATWRLEPFGMERIEAVRGPSSVLFGGTNPGGLLNLVSKKPPTEAVRHVELGVNEYVNGYGAVDLGGPIGQGGQWFYRVTALARGGNTQVRYTDNNRLFLAPSLTWKPTERTSLTLHGSYLIDRTRGQNFLPYEGTVVDAPYGRIPTDLFTSDPSLDRFKRDQGLVGYEFEHRFDDTWTVRQNLRYGRLAIDFKNLYGVGHAGPADEAQLARGNFVTTPKVGLFTLDNQAELRLSTGPVRHTVLVGLDYKHYALDDEQGYEAGAPLDLLDPTYATYAPTRARYAVNAIRQNQLGVYAQDQLRFLERLHLVLSGRHDWVGLSLDNALTPASSYDGGQRAFSGRAGLLYAFDSGFAPYVSYSRSFNPVAGTTAEGALFEPERGTQLEAGVKFQPEDTRLVLGLSVFELRRENFLTTEGFVQRQIGEVRSRGVEFEANASLAQGLDLVGSASYYQLAITQGVELEQGKRPTGVPEFLSSLWLDYTQPDGVLKGLGVGAGVRYVGQSFVDRANTLSVPGYVLVDAGVHYEREHWRAALNASNLLDATYVSSCSSEVACFYGDRRRAMLNVGYTW